In the genome of Streptomyces sp. NBC_00237, one region contains:
- a CDS encoding serine protease inhibitor, with translation MKKLMLVLSPVLALSFVAAAFTAPTATAQPAPSGLPAALAQITSPTALRDEPKCSWPELEGMLVRSAKGTIRLERADVTVEEIPEGSPVTLDFHELRVRVFYSTAGLVVGTPQCG, from the coding sequence ATGAAGAAGTTGATGCTCGTGCTGAGTCCTGTCCTCGCGCTGTCTTTCGTGGCGGCTGCGTTCACCGCGCCGACGGCCACGGCCCAGCCCGCGCCTTCGGGCCTGCCCGCCGCCCTGGCCCAGATCACCTCACCCACAGCACTGCGTGACGAACCGAAGTGCTCCTGGCCCGAGCTGGAGGGCATGCTGGTACGGAGCGCCAAGGGAACCATCAGGCTCGAGCGCGCCGACGTCACCGTCGAAGAGATCCCCGAAGGCTCCCCGGTCACCCTCGACTTCCACGAACTCCGGGTCCGGGTCTTCTACAGCACCGCTGGCCTCGTGGTCGGCACCCCTCAGTGCGGCTGA
- a CDS encoding IS5 family transposase: MTARKPYPSDLSDARWALIEPTLTAWRKARLDRRPAGKSAMVDLRDVFNAILYVNRTGIPWKYVPHDFPNYGTVYFYYAAWRDEGIFAQLNYDLTGLARVKEGRKPEPTGSVIDTQSVKTSTNMPVTSQGTDAAKKIVGRKRGTLTDTIGLLLAVTVTTASLSENAVGIRLLDQAKKMYPTISKSWVDTGFKNAVVEHGASLGIDVEVVNRNPGVRGFHVVKRRWVVERSIGWIMLHRRLARDYETLTASSEAMIHIASIDNLAKRITDETTPTWRGTY, from the coding sequence GTGACCGCACGGAAGCCGTACCCCAGTGACCTGTCCGACGCCCGATGGGCCCTGATCGAACCGACCCTGACGGCATGGCGGAAAGCCCGGCTCGACCGCAGGCCCGCCGGGAAATCGGCCATGGTCGACCTCCGTGACGTGTTCAACGCGATTCTCTACGTGAATCGCACTGGAATACCGTGGAAATACGTTCCGCACGACTTCCCGAACTACGGCACCGTCTACTTCTACTATGCCGCCTGGCGCGACGAGGGAATCTTCGCCCAGCTCAACTACGACCTCACCGGCCTGGCCCGCGTGAAGGAGGGACGCAAGCCCGAACCGACCGGCTCCGTCATCGATACCCAGAGTGTCAAGACCTCCACTAACATGCCCGTGACCAGCCAAGGAACCGACGCCGCAAAAAAGATCGTCGGCCGGAAGCGTGGCACCCTCACCGACACGATCGGGCTGCTCCTTGCCGTGACCGTCACCACCGCGAGTCTCTCCGAGAACGCCGTGGGGATACGCCTCCTCGACCAAGCGAAGAAGATGTACCCGACCATATCCAAGAGCTGGGTTGACACCGGGTTCAAGAACGCCGTCGTCGAACACGGCGCCAGTCTCGGAATCGACGTCGAAGTCGTCAACAGGAACCCAGGAGTTCGCGGATTTCACGTCGTGAAAAGGCGCTGGGTAGTAGAGAGAAGTATCGGTTGGATCATGCTGCACCGTCGTCTCGCCCGCGACTACGAGACCCTCACCGCCAGCTCCGAGGCCATGATCCACATCGCGTCGATCGACAACCTCGCCAAGCGCATAACAGACGAGACCACCCCAACCTGGCGAGGCACTTACTAG
- a CDS encoding ALF repeat-containing protein yields the protein MKKLARIPVLIATAALAPAVLLAAPEAIAADANTTAVTAPDAETKSTKQKEDDDRVEVFRILGAKDSGRGVKEAARAALDGGPEAIRQFLEKGQFTARQEDNRVRVAQIIHTGGPGVREAGRKALNGTAQDIQEFLDKGQHEARITDNRVRVGQIMSTGGPHVREAGKKALLGTPQDVEKFLATGQYEARKLDEATKDDSKDQTTGGNGSTGGRDSEKPQPKPDPAKDKETAANANGGSTTGAKPNTTGDAGSRAAGSTGEGSRPGGKDTASTQVTAAEGDLATTGTSPAIPWAIGGTVVALAAGAGLLLAARRRSAQN from the coding sequence ATGAAGAAGCTCGCTCGCATACCTGTGCTCATCGCCACCGCCGCTCTCGCTCCGGCGGTCCTGCTCGCCGCACCCGAAGCGATCGCCGCCGACGCGAACACCACGGCGGTCACCGCACCCGACGCGGAGACCAAGAGCACCAAGCAGAAGGAAGACGACGACCGGGTCGAGGTCTTCCGCATCCTCGGGGCCAAGGACTCCGGTCGGGGAGTCAAGGAAGCAGCCCGCGCAGCCCTCGATGGCGGCCCGGAGGCGATCCGGCAGTTCCTGGAGAAGGGCCAGTTCACAGCTCGGCAGGAAGACAACCGAGTACGTGTCGCCCAGATCATTCACACCGGCGGGCCCGGTGTGCGCGAAGCAGGGCGGAAGGCGCTGAACGGCACCGCCCAGGACATCCAGGAATTCCTCGACAAGGGCCAGCACGAGGCACGTATCACCGACAACAGGGTGCGCGTGGGTCAGATCATGAGCACCGGCGGCCCGCACGTGCGCGAAGCCGGAAAGAAGGCTCTGCTCGGCACCCCGCAGGATGTCGAGAAGTTCCTTGCCACGGGCCAGTACGAAGCCCGCAAGCTGGATGAGGCCACTAAGGACGACTCGAAGGACCAGACCACCGGCGGCAACGGCAGCACCGGCGGCAGGGACTCGGAGAAGCCCCAGCCGAAGCCCGACCCCGCGAAGGACAAGGAAACCGCGGCCAACGCCAATGGTGGCTCGACCACGGGTGCCAAGCCGAACACCACCGGCGACGCAGGTAGCCGCGCCGCAGGTTCCACCGGCGAGGGCAGCCGCCCCGGCGGGAAGGACACGGCCTCTACGCAGGTCACCGCCGCCGAGGGAGACCTGGCCACAACCGGTACCAGCCCCGCGATTCCCTGGGCCATCGGCGGCACCGTAGTGGCCCTGGCCGCAGGCGCGGGCCTGCTCCTCGCCGCGCGACGCCGCTCCGCCCAGAACTGA
- a CDS encoding aminotransferase class V-fold PLP-dependent enzyme codes for MDLKVFRDELAAAADWVADYLGQIARRPVARPIPSAHRQALAAGVLPQEGQDLGALLDFVDREIAPFPTGNGHPAFFAWINSPPSPAGVIAELLATAINATCGMGEHALMDLERGVVRDLASLAGMAPTTGGVLTSGGSMANLLCLGAARTWFLRHHGATDGPAYDQVHARLTAYHSDQAHMSVAKAAAVIGLPPWRLRAVPSTAEQRMDVEALRAMVDADRASGLLPFCVVSNLGSTASGAVDPIEAITRVCRTHGLWHHADGAWGGLGALVPELAPLYRGVADLDSLTVDPHKTLSVPVGCGAALVTEPSRLRDAFAFRASYLAGDQDWPWMSDYTIELTRPGTRALTLWATLRHLGRSGVIALLQHYQDLARYLRRRVQEHPGLELCNDSTLPVVCFRLAADTETGRPDARADLHTAVAARVQARGHAYLATVCHDGETVLRACVCNYLTTTDDVDTLLEEVQAAAEHLRTT; via the coding sequence GTGGACCTGAAGGTGTTCCGCGACGAACTGGCGGCCGCCGCGGACTGGGTTGCCGACTACCTGGGGCAGATCGCACGGCGTCCGGTGGCCCGCCCCATCCCATCGGCACACCGGCAGGCTCTGGCAGCCGGGGTGCTGCCGCAGGAGGGCCAGGACCTGGGGGCCCTGCTGGACTTCGTCGACCGGGAGATCGCGCCATTCCCGACCGGCAACGGTCATCCCGCCTTCTTCGCCTGGATCAACTCACCGCCGTCCCCAGCCGGGGTGATCGCCGAACTGCTGGCCACCGCCATCAACGCGACCTGCGGCATGGGCGAGCACGCCCTGATGGACCTCGAACGCGGCGTGGTGCGCGACCTGGCCTCGCTGGCGGGCATGGCACCGACCACCGGCGGAGTACTGACCAGCGGCGGTTCGATGGCCAACCTGCTCTGCCTGGGTGCCGCCCGCACCTGGTTCCTGCGCCACCACGGAGCCACCGACGGCCCCGCGTACGACCAGGTCCACGCGCGGCTGACCGCCTACCACAGCGACCAGGCCCACATGTCGGTCGCGAAGGCCGCCGCCGTAATCGGCCTGCCGCCGTGGCGCCTGCGCGCGGTGCCCAGCACGGCGGAGCAACGCATGGACGTCGAAGCCCTGCGGGCGATGGTCGACGCCGACCGTGCGAGCGGCCTGCTGCCGTTCTGCGTCGTGTCCAACCTCGGCAGCACCGCCAGCGGCGCCGTCGACCCGATCGAGGCGATCACCCGGGTATGCCGCACCCATGGCCTGTGGCACCACGCCGACGGCGCCTGGGGCGGGCTCGGCGCCCTCGTCCCCGAACTGGCCCCCCTTTACCGAGGCGTCGCCGACCTCGACTCCCTCACCGTCGACCCGCACAAGACCCTGTCCGTACCGGTCGGCTGCGGCGCCGCCCTGGTCACTGAGCCTTCCCGGCTGCGCGACGCGTTCGCCTTCCGCGCCTCCTACCTCGCAGGCGACCAGGACTGGCCCTGGATGTCCGATTACACGATCGAGCTCACCCGACCCGGCACGCGCGCCCTCACGCTCTGGGCCACCCTGCGCCACCTCGGCCGCTCCGGCGTGATCGCCCTCCTCCAGCACTACCAGGACCTCGCCCGGTACTTGCGCCGACGCGTCCAGGAGCACCCTGGACTGGAACTGTGCAACGACAGCACGCTGCCGGTGGTCTGCTTCCGTCTGGCCGCAGACACCGAAACAGGCCGCCCGGACGCGCGAGCGGACCTGCACACGGCGGTGGCCGCACGCGTCCAGGCCCGCGGCCACGCCTATCTCGCCACCGTCTGCCACGACGGCGAAACGGTCCTGCGCGCCTGTGTCTGCAACTACCTCACCACCACCGACGACGTGGACACCCTCCTCGAGGAGGTCCAGGCCGCAGCCGAACACCTCCGGACCACCTAA